One Egicoccus halophilus genomic region harbors:
- the glgB gene encoding 1,4-alpha-glucan branching protein GlgB: MAGTGKKKQATPDVPGTDATAGTDAPARADAPASTGATSLTSLLTDDDLYLFNEGSHFRLADKLGAHLRTVDGVDGVHFGVWAPNAEQVSVMGDFNDWDKDANQLAPRGVSGVWEGFVPGVGHGDTYKFHVRSRHEGYRVDKADPMAVHTETPPKTGSKVWDLAYDWHDDDWLARREQHQALEQPMAVYELHVGSWRTVPEEDNRPLTYRELAEPLIAHVQELGFTHVELMPVTEHPFGGSWGYQTTGYFAPTSRFGTPQDFKYLVDQLHQAGIGVILDWVPSHFPSDEHGLAYFDGTHLYEHADPRKGYHPDWNSYIFNYGRPEVVSFLLSSALFWLEEYHIDGIRVDAVASMLYLDYSRKDGEWIPNEWGGNENLEAIAFLRRFNEEIYAAFPGVQTIAEESTAWPMVSRPTYIGGLGFGMKWDMGWMHDTLAYFQEDPIHRRYHHDQLTFRAIYAYTENYALPLSHDEVVHGKGSLLTKMPGDEWQKFANLRALYGYMFTQPGKKLLFMGQEFGQWQEWSHERSLDWHLLQHERHEGLQRCLGDLARLYRDEPALHDGDADAAGFAWVDATDWEQSVIAYRRRTRDGDREVVVVLNLTPVPRENYRVGVPRRGYWTERFNSDAADYGGSGTGNSGGAHTTPLPYHGHDHSVNLTLPPLGVLVLSHDPSRTED; the protein is encoded by the coding sequence ATGGCTGGCACCGGCAAGAAGAAGCAGGCCACGCCCGACGTCCCGGGTACCGACGCCACGGCGGGTACCGACGCCCCGGCGCGTGCCGACGCCCCGGCGAGTACGGGCGCGACGTCGCTGACGTCGCTGCTGACCGACGACGACCTGTACCTGTTCAACGAGGGTTCGCACTTCCGGCTCGCGGACAAGCTCGGTGCCCACCTGCGCACGGTCGACGGCGTCGACGGCGTGCACTTCGGCGTGTGGGCACCCAACGCCGAGCAGGTCTCGGTGATGGGTGACTTCAACGACTGGGACAAGGACGCCAACCAGCTCGCCCCCCGCGGGGTGTCGGGCGTCTGGGAGGGCTTCGTCCCCGGGGTCGGTCACGGCGACACCTACAAGTTCCACGTCCGCTCGCGGCACGAGGGCTACCGGGTCGACAAGGCCGACCCGATGGCCGTCCACACCGAGACCCCGCCCAAGACCGGTTCGAAGGTGTGGGACCTCGCCTACGACTGGCACGACGACGACTGGCTCGCGCGCCGCGAGCAGCACCAGGCCCTCGAGCAGCCGATGGCGGTCTACGAACTGCACGTCGGTTCGTGGCGGACCGTCCCGGAGGAGGACAACCGGCCGCTCACCTACCGGGAGCTGGCCGAACCGCTCATCGCCCACGTGCAGGAGCTCGGCTTCACCCACGTGGAGCTGATGCCGGTCACCGAGCACCCCTTCGGCGGCTCGTGGGGGTACCAGACCACCGGGTACTTCGCCCCGACCTCACGCTTCGGCACCCCGCAGGACTTCAAGTACCTGGTCGACCAGCTGCACCAGGCCGGCATCGGCGTCATCCTGGACTGGGTGCCCTCGCACTTCCCGTCCGACGAGCACGGCCTGGCGTACTTCGACGGCACCCACCTGTACGAGCACGCCGACCCGCGCAAGGGCTACCACCCCGACTGGAACAGCTACATCTTCAACTACGGCCGGCCCGAGGTCGTCAGCTTCCTGCTCTCGTCGGCGCTGTTCTGGCTCGAGGAGTACCACATCGACGGCATCCGGGTCGACGCCGTCGCCTCGATGCTCTACCTCGACTACTCGCGCAAGGACGGCGAGTGGATCCCCAACGAGTGGGGCGGCAACGAGAACCTCGAGGCGATCGCCTTCCTGCGCCGCTTCAACGAGGAGATCTACGCCGCCTTCCCGGGCGTGCAGACGATCGCCGAGGAGTCGACCGCCTGGCCGATGGTGTCGCGCCCGACCTACATCGGGGGACTCGGCTTCGGCATGAAGTGGGACATGGGGTGGATGCACGACACCCTGGCCTACTTTCAGGAAGACCCCATCCACCGCCGGTACCACCACGACCAACTCACGTTCCGGGCCATCTACGCCTACACGGAGAACTACGCCCTGCCCCTGTCGCACGACGAGGTCGTGCACGGCAAGGGGTCGCTGCTGACCAAGATGCCCGGCGACGAGTGGCAGAAGTTCGCCAACCTGCGGGCCCTGTACGGCTACATGTTCACCCAGCCCGGCAAGAAGCTGTTGTTCATGGGGCAGGAGTTCGGGCAGTGGCAGGAGTGGAGCCACGAGCGTTCGCTCGACTGGCACCTGCTCCAGCACGAGCGCCACGAGGGCCTGCAGCGCTGCCTGGGTGACCTCGCCCGCCTCTACCGCGACGAGCCGGCGCTGCACGACGGCGACGCCGACGCGGCCGGGTTCGCCTGGGTCGACGCGACCGACTGGGAACAGTCGGTGATCGCCTACCGGCGGCGCACCCGCGACGGCGACCGCGAGGTGGTCGTGGTGCTCAACCTCACGCCCGTGCCGCGCGAGAACTACCGCGTCGGCGTGCCGCGTCGCGGGTACTGGACCGAGCGGTTCAACTCCGACGCCGCCGACTACGGCGGGTCGGGCACCGGCAACTCCGGCGGCGCGCACACCACACCGCTGCCCTACCACGGTCACGACCACTCGGTGAACCTGACCCTGCCGCCGTTGGGCGTGCTCGTCCTGTCGCACGACCCCTCGCGTACGGAGGACTGA
- a CDS encoding DUF3536 domain-containing protein, translated as MDRYVCVHGHFYQPPRENPWLEQVEQQDSAWPFHDWNARITAECYGPNTSARILGDDGRIERLVNNYARMSFNLGPTLLAWMADHAPEVHAGIVEADRRSAQRFGGHGSAMAQVYNHAILPLANARDQQTQVVWGLYDFERRFGRPAEGMWLAETAADTASLEALAAHGVRFTVLSPYQAAAVRPLSGAASGPGTTADTADTADTADVAARVAGADAAAGWTDVTGGRVDPTRPYRVRLPSGRSIDVFFYDARVSQAVAFEGLLYSGDRLAERLLHAFGDREGQQLVHIATDGESYGHHHRHGEMALAHALHRLSNTDGVRLTNYGEYLERFPPTVEARIVENSSWSCAHGIERWRSDCGCTNGETGGQQAWRGPLREALDFLRDEVGPAFETTAARYLSDPWHARDRYVEVVHDRSPAHLRAWLGRHASRPLDEDATVEVLRLFELQRHAMLMYTSCGWFFDELSRIETVQILAYAARVIELAEQVLDLPELEEQFLVRLAKAPSNLPQFGDGRNVYEQLVRPTRSNFRKVAAHFAISGLFRTYGRTERVGCYEVERVDEHVSEAGRAKVGYGRITVRSTVTRAENAYEYGVMHFGDHNVLCGVRAAGSDPAYAAMCDDLAAAFDEANFPDTIRTLDEHFGRDAYSLRDLFRDEQRRLLETVLDSTLADVENTYRSIYRGRAPLMRFLAGIDAKVPPALRSAAEVVVNAELREALSNGDPDPSHVQSLIEEAERFSVALDADGLAHAFGELLDRVTLVVARAVDDDATFGVFGPEQVRVFTRLSTLLDIAETLPFDVDLAAAQNLAWRVRRERREGLDRRAADGNETARTWIDAIDRFTERLGFALA; from the coding sequence ATGGACCGCTACGTCTGCGTGCACGGCCACTTCTACCAGCCACCACGCGAGAACCCCTGGCTCGAGCAGGTCGAGCAGCAGGACTCGGCGTGGCCGTTCCACGACTGGAACGCGCGCATCACCGCGGAGTGCTACGGGCCCAACACCTCGGCCCGGATCCTCGGTGACGACGGGCGCATCGAACGCCTGGTCAACAACTACGCCCGCATGAGCTTCAACCTCGGGCCGACGCTGCTGGCCTGGATGGCCGACCACGCCCCCGAGGTCCACGCCGGCATCGTCGAGGCCGACCGGCGCAGTGCCCAACGTTTCGGTGGCCACGGCTCGGCGATGGCGCAGGTCTACAACCACGCCATCCTGCCGCTGGCGAACGCCCGCGACCAGCAGACCCAGGTCGTGTGGGGCCTGTACGACTTCGAGCGCCGCTTCGGCCGGCCCGCCGAGGGCATGTGGTTGGCCGAGACCGCCGCCGACACCGCGTCGTTGGAGGCGCTGGCGGCCCACGGCGTGCGCTTCACCGTCCTGTCGCCCTACCAGGCCGCCGCCGTTCGGCCGCTGTCGGGTGCCGCGTCGGGTCCCGGCACCACCGCGGACACCGCGGACACCGCCGACACCGCCGACGTCGCGGCCCGCGTGGCTGGCGCGGACGCCGCGGCCGGCTGGACCGACGTGACCGGCGGCCGGGTCGACCCCACCCGCCCCTACCGGGTCCGACTGCCCTCGGGCCGCAGCATCGACGTGTTCTTCTACGACGCGCGGGTGTCCCAGGCGGTCGCCTTCGAGGGCCTGCTGTACTCCGGCGACCGGCTCGCCGAGCGGCTCCTGCACGCCTTCGGCGACCGCGAGGGCCAGCAGCTGGTCCACATCGCCACCGACGGGGAGAGCTACGGCCACCACCACCGGCACGGCGAGATGGCGCTCGCCCACGCCCTGCACCGGCTGTCCAACACCGACGGCGTGCGCCTGACCAACTACGGCGAGTACCTCGAACGGTTCCCGCCCACCGTCGAGGCCCGCATCGTGGAGAACAGCTCCTGGAGCTGCGCCCACGGCATCGAACGCTGGCGTTCCGACTGCGGGTGCACCAACGGCGAGACCGGTGGGCAGCAGGCCTGGCGCGGACCGCTGCGCGAGGCGCTGGACTTCCTGCGTGACGAGGTCGGCCCCGCCTTCGAGACCACCGCCGCCCGGTACCTGTCGGATCCGTGGCACGCCCGCGACCGCTACGTGGAGGTCGTACACGACCGCTCCCCCGCGCACCTGCGGGCCTGGCTCGGGCGCCACGCGAGCCGGCCGCTCGACGAGGACGCGACCGTCGAGGTGCTGCGCCTGTTCGAGCTCCAGCGCCACGCGATGCTGATGTACACCAGCTGCGGCTGGTTCTTCGACGAGCTCTCGCGCATCGAGACCGTGCAGATCCTCGCCTACGCCGCGCGGGTGATCGAGCTCGCCGAACAGGTGCTCGACCTGCCCGAGCTCGAGGAGCAGTTCCTGGTGCGCCTGGCCAAGGCGCCGAGCAACCTGCCGCAGTTCGGGGACGGCCGCAACGTCTACGAGCAGCTGGTGCGCCCGACGCGGTCGAACTTCCGCAAGGTCGCGGCCCACTTCGCCATCAGCGGTCTGTTCCGCACCTACGGGCGCACGGAACGGGTCGGCTGCTACGAGGTCGAGCGGGTCGACGAGCACGTCTCCGAAGCCGGCCGCGCGAAGGTCGGCTACGGCCGGATCACCGTGCGCTCCACCGTGACGCGGGCCGAGAACGCCTACGAGTACGGCGTGATGCACTTCGGCGACCACAACGTGCTGTGCGGCGTGCGGGCCGCGGGGTCCGACCCCGCCTACGCCGCCATGTGCGACGACCTCGCCGCGGCGTTCGACGAGGCGAACTTCCCCGACACCATCCGCACCCTCGACGAGCACTTCGGACGTGACGCGTACTCGTTGCGCGACCTGTTCCGCGACGAGCAGCGGCGCCTGCTCGAGACCGTGCTCGACTCGACGCTGGCCGACGTGGAGAACACGTACCGCTCGATCTACCGCGGGCGCGCCCCGCTGATGCGGTTCCTGGCCGGCATCGACGCCAAGGTGCCGCCGGCCCTGCGCAGCGCCGCCGAGGTGGTCGTCAACGCCGAACTGCGCGAGGCACTCTCCAACGGTGACCCGGACCCGTCGCACGTGCAGTCGCTGATCGAGGAGGCGGAACGGTTCTCGGTCGCCCTCGACGCCGACGGACTCGCCCACGCCTTCGGTGAGCTGCTGGACCGGGTCACGCTGGTGGTGGCGCGCGCCGTCGACGACGACGCGACGTTCGGCGTGTTCGGTCCCGAGCAGGTCCGGGTGTTCACCCGGTTGTCGACGCTGCTCGACATCGCCGAGACGTTGCCGTTCGACGTCGACCTCGCCGCGGCGCAGAACCTCGCCTGGCGGGTGCGTCGGGAACGGCGCGAGGGGCTCGACCGACGCGCCGCCGACGGCAACGAGACCGCGCGCACCTGGATCGACGCGATCGACCGCTTCACCGAACGGCTCGGTTTCGCCCTGGCCTGA
- the glgX gene encoding glycogen debranching protein GlgX, whose protein sequence is MTLEIWPGQPYPLGATYDGFGTNFALFSEAAEKVQLCLFDEDDEERCVDLNEVTGHVWHAYLPAIGPGQRYGYRVHGPYDPAQGLRCNPNKLLIDPYAKAVDGELQWGQPVFGYTFGDPDGPMNTEDSAPYVPRSVVANPFFDWGEDRHPRVPMHKSVIYEVHTKGLTQLHPDVPESQRGTYAGLSHPSVIEYLQDLGVTAVELLPVHRHVPESDLVERGLTNYWGYNSIAYLAPHDGYASGSAEQAVTEFKQMVKTLHRAGIEVILDVVYNHTAEGNHLGPTLTLKGIDNAAYYRLVDDDPRYYMDYTGTGNSMNMRHPHVLQLIMDSLRYWVNEMHVDGFRFDLASTLARELHDVDRLSTFFEVIQQDPVISQVKLIAEPWDVGEGGYQVGNFPPLWSEWNGMYRDTIRDFWRGESATLPEFASRLTGSSDLYESDTRRPGASINFVTAHDGFTLADLVAYNDKHNEANGEGNRDGTDDNRSWNCGVEGPTDDPDVLALRARQQRNFLTTLLLSQGVPMLLGGDEIGRSQGGNNNAYCQDTDISWFDWETVDTELLAFTTGLIELRRDHPVFRRRRWFQGRPLRGEEIDDIGWLTPDGNEMDDDDWDASFAKSLQVFLNGHGIPSPDPRGQQIVDASFLILFNASDQTIEFTLPPAAWGERWQVAVDTAAKVLPESGEILPASGACKVLGRGIVVLRELEA, encoded by the coding sequence GTGACGCTCGAAATCTGGCCCGGACAGCCGTACCCGCTCGGGGCGACCTACGACGGGTTCGGAACCAACTTCGCCCTCTTCAGCGAGGCGGCGGAGAAGGTCCAACTGTGCCTGTTCGACGAGGACGACGAGGAACGCTGCGTCGACCTCAACGAGGTGACCGGGCACGTCTGGCACGCCTACCTGCCCGCGATCGGCCCCGGTCAGCGCTACGGCTACCGGGTGCACGGCCCCTACGACCCGGCGCAGGGGCTGCGCTGCAACCCGAACAAGCTGCTGATCGACCCCTACGCCAAGGCCGTCGACGGTGAGTTGCAGTGGGGGCAGCCGGTGTTCGGCTACACGTTCGGCGACCCCGACGGACCGATGAACACCGAGGACAGCGCCCCCTACGTGCCGCGCAGCGTCGTCGCCAACCCGTTCTTCGACTGGGGCGAGGACCGCCATCCGCGGGTCCCGATGCACAAGTCGGTCATCTACGAGGTGCACACCAAGGGCCTGACGCAGCTGCACCCGGACGTGCCCGAGTCGCAGCGAGGCACCTACGCCGGGTTGTCGCACCCGTCGGTGATCGAGTACCTGCAGGACCTCGGGGTGACCGCGGTCGAGTTGCTGCCGGTGCACCGCCACGTCCCCGAGTCCGACCTCGTCGAGCGCGGCCTGACCAACTACTGGGGCTACAACTCGATCGCCTATCTCGCCCCGCACGACGGCTACGCGTCGGGCAGCGCCGAGCAGGCCGTCACCGAGTTCAAGCAGATGGTCAAGACCCTGCACCGGGCGGGCATCGAGGTCATCCTCGACGTGGTCTACAACCACACCGCCGAGGGCAACCACCTCGGGCCGACCCTGACGCTCAAGGGCATCGACAACGCCGCCTACTACCGGCTGGTCGACGACGACCCGCGCTACTACATGGACTACACCGGCACCGGCAACTCCATGAACATGCGCCACCCCCACGTGCTGCAGCTGATCATGGACTCGCTGCGCTACTGGGTCAACGAGATGCACGTCGACGGGTTCCGGTTCGACCTCGCCTCCACGCTCGCCCGGGAACTGCACGACGTCGACCGGCTGTCGACCTTCTTCGAGGTCATCCAGCAGGACCCGGTCATCAGCCAGGTCAAGCTCATCGCCGAGCCGTGGGACGTCGGCGAGGGCGGCTACCAGGTCGGCAACTTCCCGCCGCTGTGGTCGGAGTGGAACGGGATGTACCGCGACACGATCCGCGACTTCTGGCGGGGTGAGTCCGCGACCCTGCCCGAGTTCGCCTCCCGGCTGACCGGCAGCTCGGACCTCTACGAGTCCGACACCCGGCGTCCGGGCGCCTCGATCAACTTCGTCACCGCCCACGACGGCTTCACCCTCGCCGACCTCGTGGCCTACAACGACAAGCACAACGAGGCCAACGGCGAGGGCAACCGGGACGGCACCGACGACAACCGCTCGTGGAACTGCGGGGTCGAGGGGCCGACCGACGACCCGGACGTCCTCGCGCTGCGTGCCCGCCAGCAACGCAACTTCCTGACCACCCTGCTGCTGAGCCAGGGCGTGCCGATGCTGCTCGGCGGGGACGAGATCGGCCGGTCGCAGGGCGGCAACAACAACGCCTACTGCCAGGACACCGACATCTCCTGGTTCGACTGGGAGACCGTCGACACCGAGCTGCTGGCCTTCACGACCGGGCTGATCGAGCTGCGACGCGACCATCCGGTGTTCCGCCGGCGTCGCTGGTTCCAGGGTCGCCCGCTGCGCGGCGAGGAGATCGACGACATCGGCTGGCTGACGCCGGACGGCAACGAGATGGACGACGACGACTGGGACGCGAGCTTCGCGAAGTCGTTGCAGGTGTTCCTCAACGGCCATGGGATCCCGAGCCCCGATCCGCGCGGGCAGCAGATCGTCGACGCATCGTTCCTGATCCTGTTCAACGCCAGCGACCAGACCATCGAGTTCACCCTGCCGCCCGCCGCCTGGGGCGAACGTTGGCAGGTGGCGGTGGACACCGCCGCGAAGGTCCTGCCCGAGTCCGGGGAGATCCTGCCCGCGAGCGGCGCCTGCAAGGTGCTCGGACGCGGCATCGTGGTGCTGCGGGAGCTCGAGGCGTGA
- a CDS encoding TetR/AcrR family transcriptional regulator, producing the protein MPRRRLLDAADELFYAHGIVNTGVDALLKRAGVARKSLYDQFGGKDGLIVAYLQERDERWQQHLERVITATPDADGRLLAVFDALEQWDPSPHRRRGCAFLDALVEVADPDHPASAAVADHWRTLRTRLTELASEAGVADAAALAEELELLYRGALTTLMTEPAAPAVARARRLAAARLATAPRAGT; encoded by the coding sequence GTGCCCCGTCGGCGTCTGCTCGACGCTGCCGACGAGCTGTTCTACGCCCACGGCATCGTCAACACGGGCGTCGACGCCCTGCTGAAGCGGGCCGGGGTCGCCCGCAAGAGCCTCTACGACCAGTTCGGGGGCAAGGACGGGCTGATCGTCGCCTACCTGCAGGAACGCGACGAGCGCTGGCAGCAGCACCTCGAACGCGTGATCACGGCGACCCCCGACGCCGACGGCCGCCTGCTGGCGGTGTTCGACGCGCTCGAGCAGTGGGATCCGTCACCGCACCGACGACGCGGCTGCGCCTTCCTCGACGCCCTGGTCGAGGTCGCCGACCCCGACCATCCCGCTTCCGCGGCGGTGGCCGACCACTGGCGGACGTTACGCACCCGGCTGACCGAACTGGCGTCCGAGGCCGGCGTCGCGGACGCGGCCGCGCTGGCCGAGGAGCTCGAGCTGCTCTACCGCGGGGCGCTGACGACGCTGATGACCGAACCGGCCGCGCCCGCCGTCGCCCGCGCCCGCCGCCTGGCCGCCGCACGGCTCGCCACGGCCCCGCGGGCCGGCACCTGA
- the treZ gene encoding malto-oligosyltrehalose trehalohydrolase: MSHHAHHDHLGATALDDGSTRFLVWAPDAERVEVVLAEGERVEPLTATDRGYHEAVVSGVGPGDTYRLRLHRPDEEPVDRNDPASRWQPEGLHGPSAVDDPHHDFTDDGWVAPPLHEQVLYELHVGTFTPEGTFDAIVPRLGDLRELGVTAIELLPVWQFPGERNWGYDGVLPYAVQHSYGGPAGLRRLVDAAHAAGISVVLDVVYNHFGPEGNHLPEFGPYLTDRYDTPWGQAVNVDGPHSDAVRRYFVENAVRWVREFHVDGLRLDAVHAIPDQSAVHLLEELAREVHAEARRLGRSAFLVAESDLADPRLVRSPDLGGHGLDGQWLDDVHHALHVAFTGEQTGYYEDFDGLVDLQRALRDRYVMAGRYSPHRQRTVGRSGRDVPYFRFVACTQNHDQVGNRMLGERQSHLLEPGQLRASAGALLLAPFTPMLWMGQEYAETAPFQYFVSHTDPELVEAVRTGRRREFAYFADQGEAPDPQATETFERSRLDWSRRDADGHATVLALYRELLRLRRELPALTAPDADEATSTLHAAQTLSWRRGRASVPADDVMVVVHAGDDAVEVPLPPDAAWELVLDTAETRFDGPGGVVVRDGVLHLPGTATALLRRA; this comes from the coding sequence GTGTCCCACCACGCCCACCACGACCACCTCGGCGCCACCGCGCTCGACGACGGCTCGACCCGCTTCCTGGTGTGGGCGCCGGACGCCGAACGCGTCGAGGTCGTCCTCGCCGAGGGCGAGCGCGTCGAGCCCCTGACGGCGACCGACCGCGGCTACCACGAGGCGGTGGTGTCCGGCGTCGGCCCGGGCGACACCTACCGGCTGCGTCTGCACCGGCCCGACGAGGAGCCGGTGGACCGCAACGACCCGGCCTCGCGGTGGCAACCCGAGGGACTGCACGGCCCGTCCGCGGTGGACGACCCGCACCACGACTTCACCGACGACGGCTGGGTCGCGCCGCCGCTGCACGAACAGGTCCTCTACGAACTGCACGTCGGCACGTTCACGCCCGAGGGCACCTTCGACGCGATCGTCCCCCGCCTGGGCGACCTGCGGGAGCTGGGCGTCACGGCGATCGAGCTGCTGCCCGTCTGGCAGTTCCCCGGCGAGCGCAACTGGGGCTACGACGGCGTCCTGCCCTACGCCGTGCAGCACTCCTACGGCGGGCCGGCCGGCCTGCGACGCCTGGTCGACGCGGCGCACGCGGCCGGGATCTCGGTCGTGCTCGACGTCGTCTACAACCACTTCGGGCCGGAGGGCAACCACCTGCCCGAGTTCGGGCCGTACCTGACCGACCGCTACGACACCCCCTGGGGTCAGGCCGTCAACGTCGACGGCCCGCACAGCGACGCCGTCCGGCGCTACTTCGTGGAGAACGCGGTCCGCTGGGTGCGCGAGTTCCACGTCGACGGGCTGCGCCTCGACGCGGTGCACGCGATCCCCGACCAGTCCGCGGTGCACCTGCTCGAGGAGCTCGCCCGCGAGGTCCACGCCGAGGCCCGTCGGCTGGGGCGTTCGGCGTTCCTGGTCGCCGAGTCCGACCTCGCCGACCCACGCCTGGTCCGCTCCCCCGACCTCGGCGGTCACGGTCTCGACGGGCAGTGGCTCGACGACGTCCACCACGCCCTGCACGTCGCCTTCACCGGCGAACAGACCGGCTACTACGAGGACTTCGACGGCCTGGTCGACCTGCAACGCGCCCTGCGCGACCGCTACGTGATGGCCGGCCGCTACTCACCGCACCGGCAGCGCACCGTCGGGCGCTCCGGGCGCGACGTCCCCTACTTCCGCTTCGTCGCGTGCACGCAGAACCACGACCAGGTCGGCAACCGCATGCTCGGTGAGCGCCAGAGCCACCTGCTCGAGCCCGGGCAACTGCGGGCGTCCGCCGGCGCGCTGCTGCTCGCGCCGTTCACCCCGATGCTGTGGATGGGGCAGGAGTACGCCGAGACCGCCCCGTTCCAGTACTTCGTGTCGCACACCGACCCGGAGCTGGTCGAGGCGGTCCGCACCGGCCGGCGCCGCGAGTTCGCCTACTTCGCCGACCAGGGCGAGGCACCCGACCCGCAGGCGACCGAGACCTTCGAGCGCAGCCGGCTCGACTGGTCGCGGCGCGACGCCGACGGGCACGCGACCGTCCTGGCGCTGTACCGCGAGCTGCTGCGGTTGCGGCGGGAGCTTCCGGCGCTGACCGCGCCCGACGCCGACGAGGCCACCTCGACACTGCACGCGGCACAGACGCTGTCCTGGCGACGCGGCCGTGCGTCGGTCCCGGCCGACGACGTGATGGTCGTCGTGCACGCCGGCGACGACGCCGTCGAGGTCCCCCTGCCGCCCGACGCGGCGTGGGAACTGGTGCTCGACACCGCCGAGACCCGTTTCGACGGTCCCGGTGGGGTCGTGGTGCGCGACGGTGTGCTGCACCTGCCCGGTACGGCCACCGCACTGCTGCGTCGGGCCTGA
- a CDS encoding MFS transporter translates to MRRTDRPVLLAGLAVIAVTYGFGRYAYGLFVPRFAEALALSSTALGVVGGLSHMGYGVGLVAAPRCVRRLGPRAVAAGAAAASAVGLAAVAGSVGAVTLGAAVAVAGLGSGLASPALAQVVTRRVAAARRSAAQTWVNSGTSLGLAVSAPAVLCGAAWRQTWLVFAAVAALVASATVRALQDGVEPDDTEPDDAAPVPARADASTRRWSPSGAAVGLLVASFVLGATSAPYWTFARQRVLEAGLAEAWSVGFWVLLGVSGLLGGSAGVTARRRGLPAAIRWWSVPWLVALTVLALPQVPVVAALVSAGAFGAAFMALTGLGILWAVATWPDATVGVRACFLALGAGQAVATPLAGAVAGAVGLPAAFALAGGASLVLLVVAGRAPASSEVPTGHGEDPGSGAVRPGRNRAVR, encoded by the coding sequence ATGCGACGCACCGACCGTCCGGTCCTGTTGGCCGGACTCGCCGTCATCGCCGTCACCTACGGCTTCGGGCGGTATGCCTACGGGCTGTTCGTGCCCCGGTTCGCCGAGGCACTGGCGTTGTCCTCGACGGCGCTCGGCGTGGTGGGCGGGCTCTCGCACATGGGGTACGGCGTCGGTCTGGTGGCCGCACCCCGCTGCGTGCGCCGTCTCGGCCCGCGAGCGGTCGCGGCCGGCGCCGCCGCGGCCAGCGCGGTCGGGCTGGCCGCCGTCGCCGGCAGCGTGGGGGCCGTCACCCTCGGCGCGGCGGTCGCGGTCGCGGGGCTCGGCAGCGGGCTCGCCTCACCCGCCCTCGCCCAGGTGGTGACCCGCCGGGTGGCGGCCGCGCGCCGGTCGGCGGCCCAGACCTGGGTCAACAGCGGGACGAGTCTCGGGCTCGCCGTGTCCGCGCCGGCGGTGCTGTGCGGCGCCGCCTGGCGGCAGACCTGGCTGGTGTTCGCGGCGGTCGCCGCCCTCGTCGCGTCCGCGACCGTCCGCGCCCTGCAGGACGGTGTCGAGCCGGACGACACCGAGCCCGACGACGCCGCGCCGGTCCCGGCCCGGGCCGACGCTTCGACGCGCCGGTGGTCACCGTCGGGTGCCGCCGTCGGACTGCTCGTGGCGTCGTTCGTCCTCGGCGCGACGAGCGCGCCCTACTGGACCTTCGCCCGCCAGCGGGTCCTCGAGGCCGGGCTCGCCGAGGCGTGGTCGGTCGGGTTCTGGGTGTTGCTCGGCGTGAGCGGACTGCTGGGAGGCTCGGCCGGCGTGACCGCGCGTCGGCGTGGCCTGCCGGCGGCGATCCGTTGGTGGAGTGTCCCGTGGCTGGTCGCGCTCACGGTGCTCGCACTGCCGCAGGTTCCGGTCGTGGCCGCGCTGGTGTCGGCCGGTGCCTTCGGCGCCGCCTTCATGGCGCTCACCGGGCTCGGGATCCTGTGGGCGGTCGCCACCTGGCCGGACGCGACGGTGGGCGTCCGGGCCTGTTTCCTGGCCCTCGGCGCCGGCCAGGCGGTCGCCACGCCGTTGGCCGGGGCGGTCGCCGGGGCCGTGGGCCTGCCGGCCGCCTTCGCCCTCGCCGGCGGCGCGAGTCTCGTGCTGCTGGTCGTCGCCGGGCGTGCACCGGCGAGCTCCGAGGTCCCCACCGGACACGGCGAGGATCCCGGGTCCGGCGCGGTCAGGCCAGGGCGAAACCGAGCCGTTCGGTGA